Proteins from a genomic interval of Crassostrea angulata isolate pt1a10 chromosome 7, ASM2561291v2, whole genome shotgun sequence:
- the LOC128191680 gene encoding myogenesis-regulating glycosidase-like, with product MRQLRGSTLRLLKVGCFCFIVLIIVWYIAVTFKKRVTPMYANGVVDATIGHIRYDFSTGMFSLIENKDIYLQGLLSETLRSTAALECRPDQNNPNYLCLRWHRYTELEVKTLGGDDKCHEIHWKPTSRDFLPQDCISLRNAIWYGGGEFYHQKWPLMNVSIPLQPYLPNDLMYKMKNNKPPGNVFGNVVERFWFNSKGVGIVVESSVPLFVSFNASNSNLLCFTTNTDHPRYPTGGNHLLKYTICKKKNVKETYEMMQMKHFESPKDKPSLDLIQYPVLSSIPRFQSNMTQGVLLKFVKKFKDDMGKALSIKKLFFEFDGKFSSEFGNFDIDSDLFPNAHQVCSTMREYGYQVLMSMTPLISKDSNHFDTKSEFLVQNKNSEQLALVKWHYGMAGVVDVTNPEASKWFHSKLSTMMKEYGIDGLKLYACESNYLPPNHLSHELLANPGAYITHLLSLIGNLHQEKQLLQTTCAYKSQKHSMYVQLGRKESKWEADNGLQSVIPAVLTLGILGYPFVIPDVVGGSGVVSNTSSPPSRELYIRWLQMATFMPVLKFSFVPWDYDAKVVNIAMSLLKRRQEIKKLLINAAKEAETNGSPVIRPLWWIDPIDSIALVIDTEFMVGNDLLVAPVVFPGVTKIDIYLPKGQWKDDLKGMVLEGKRWLRDYEVTLEQIPTFSKHRVLE from the exons ATGAGACAGTTAAGGGGAAGTACTCTCCGCCTACTTAAAGTGGGATGCTTTTGTTTCATAGTTTTGATAATTGTTTGGTACATTGCAGTGACGTTTAAGAAAAGAGTGACACCGATGTATGCCAACGGGGTAGTTGACGCAACAATCGGACATATTCGATATGACTTTTCTACTGGTATGTTCTCGTTGATTGAGAACAAGGACATATACCTGCAAGGCCTGTTGTCAGAGACACTGAGATCTACTGCTGCCTTAGAATGCAGACCCGATCAAAATAACCCAAACTACTTATGTCTGCGATGGCATCGATATACAGAACTTGAG GTGAAAACTCTTGGTGGAGATGATAAATGTCATGAAATTCACTGGAAACCTACCAGTCGTGATTTTCTGCCACAAGACTGCATATCTCTACGGAACGCCATATGGTATGGAGGTGGTGAATTTTATCACCAGAAATGGCCATTGATGAATGTCTCAATTCCTTTGCAGCCATACCTTCCAAATGATTTGatgtataaaatgaaaaacaacaagCCACCAGGCAATGTCTTTGGAAATGTTGTAGAGAGATTTTGGTTCAACTCCAAAGGTGTGGGTATTGTAGTTGAAAGCTCTGTACCTTTGTTTGTTAGTTTCAATGCTAGTAACAGTAATCTCCTGTGCTTCACAACCAATACTGATCACCCGCGATATCCAACAGGAGGGAACCATCTACTGAAATATACCATTTGTAAGAAAAAGAATGTGAAAGAGACTTATGAAATGATGCAGATGAAGCACTTTGAATCACCGAAAGACAAACCAAGCCTCGACTTGATACAATATCCGGTTCTGTCTTCCATACCTCGGTTTCAAAGTAACATGACACAAGGAGTTCTACTTAAATTTGTGAAGAAATTCAAGGATGACATGGGGAAAGCTCTGTCTATCaagaaacttttttttgaatttgatgGCAAGTTTTCCTCTGAATTTGGTAATTTTGACATTGATTCTGATTTATTTCCAAATGCACATCAGGTATGCAGTACAATGAGGGAATATGGATATCAGGTTCTCATGTCTATGACGCCATTAATTAGTAAAGACTCAAATCATTTCGACACAAAATCTGAGTTTCTagtgcaaaataaaaattctgaaCAGTTAGCTCTTGTGAAATGGCACTATGGAATGGCAGGTGTTGTTGATGTAACAAATCCAGAAGCTTCCAAATGGTTTCACTCCAAATTATCAACAATGATGAAGGAATATGGCATCGATGGATTAAAGCTATATGCATGTGAAAGTAACTACCTACCTCCAAATCATCTCAGCCATGAATTGCTTGCAAATCCTGGGGCATACATCACACACCTGCTGTCTTTAATTGGCAATTTGCATCAAGAGAAACAACTTTTACAAACAACTTGTGCTTATAAATCTCAAAAACATTCCATGTATGTGCAGTTGGGAAGGAAAGAGTCCAAGTGGGAGGCTGATAATGGACTTCAGAGTGTGATCCCTGCAGTCTTGACACTTGGAATTCTGGGATACCCATTTGTTATCCCTGATGTGGTCGGGGGGAGTGGTGTTGTCAGTAACACATCATCTCCTCCAAGTCGGGAACTTTACATTAGATGGCTACAGATGGCTACATTCATGCCTGTACTCAAATTCTCCTTTGTTCCTTGGGACTATGATGCCAAAGTTGTGAACATTGCCATGAGTCTTTTGAAAAGAAGGCAGGAAATCAAGAAACTGTTGATAAATGCTGCTAAAGAGGCTGAAACTAATG gttctCCTGTGATAAGGCCGTTATGGTGGATAGACCCCATAGATTCCATCGCCCTCGTAATTGATACAGAATTTATGGTGGGCAATGACTTACTTGTGGCCCCCGTCGTATTCCCGGGGGTGACCAAGATTGACATATATTTACCTAAAGGTCAGTGGAAGGATGACCTCAAGGGGATGGTTCTGGAGGGTAAACGCTGGCTGAGAGACTATGAGGTCACCTTGGAACAGATACCAACATTCAGTAAACACAGGGTCTTAGAATGA
- the LOC128157477 gene encoding proteoglycan 4-like, translated as MAWLTYKLFLLAATLTSCGLAYVPNSNMKCECTCSPINNPAKKYSAVGNFEAVFKPKSDSGTSFKTTTEAGASLEIKVPTVPTLLKDSPFKVQNDPKLDIFNYKGSNKKQSTSYEIKKETSVPLVQKYSSRPVTFSSRSTTTGFVSPTSASILPNSPIELKVTSSAFRKAMRTVSNNSTEPKESEPPKDLIDTKRLEEMTKTEALTLDDIIFGKVPFDFGSRGIQRNFLTESERNALKNERSSQKTSTINASITTKRSTTGTAPPETVANEFTASETAASETSTPVKKSTVNRVQPETSLQPETPTATTQSSTTTIITTTAAPTTISTTTTATTETTGTPMTAPTTFKTLKPISRRGLLPLFRTGYSPFTPAKTEKPVAVTNATTMPSTESSTKPTTSQPKTTTTSTTQKVTTPSSTTAKPTTKAPTTTTMTTRKPTTVTTQKPTTKRRTETQSSYNVNPSSPPARTNTMQRKDLPVISANVNPAYRFSESFRKNTIRNLLDAFKPEYMKTLHEEEATVKPRPKQPQRQQHQQQPQQLYVPPPPAAHYNPMMQRELDIPFGHFEKTRSVDVPNHQLVHSMSSLSSMNSLQSSNSRQPALVVLDSPAQEQQHVPYQLHDQHTQQEPNWNPIQEPKKWGEPPKGWAQGNQQQQLQQSLNLQNHQLWNPHQNSIQKTQVFNPSFAMSGQTKQQQQSRQGAFPGLQLNKSPIDFRVH; from the exons ATGGCGTGGTTGACATACAAGCTATTCCTGCTGGCAGCGACGCTAACATCTTGTGGTTTGGCATACGTCCCTAACTCAAATATGAAGTGTGAGTGCACCTGTTCGCCCATTAATAACCCGGCCAAAAAATATTCTGCTGTTGGAAATTTCGAAGCTGTCTTTAAACCAAAATCAGACTCTGGGACTAGTTTCAAAACTACGACTGAGGCTGGAGCTAGTCTAGAGATTAAAGTTCCAACAGTACCAACACTATTGAAGGACTCCCCTTTCAAAGTTCAAAACGACCCCAAACTGGACATTTTCAACTACAAAGGCAGTAACAAGAAACAATCAACTAGCTATGAGATCAAGAAAGAAACGTCTGTACCACTAGTTCAGAAATACTCGTCTAGACCAGTCACGTTTTCCTCTAGATCGACAACAACTGGTTTTGTGTCTCCCACCTCAGCCTCCATTCTGCCTAATTCTCCGATTGAACTTAAAGTGACGTCGTCTGCTTTCAGAAAAGCGATGAGAACAGTGTCCAATAATTCTACGGAACCCAAAGAAAGCGAACCACCAAAGGACCTGATTGACACAAAAAGACTCGAGGAAATGACAAAGACAGAAGCCCTAACTCTGGATGATATAATCTTTGGTAAAGTTCCATTTGATTTTGGATCAAGAGGAATTCAAAGAAATTTCTTGACGGAAAGTGAAAGAAACGCACTGAAGAACGAACGATCCAGTCAGAAGACAAGTACGATAAATGCCTCCATAACGACGAAAAGGTCTACGACTGGAACAGCACCTCCAGAAACAGTTGCGAATGAATTCACAGCCTCAGAAACAGCAGCTTCCGAAACGTCGACCCCAGTAAAAAAGAG CACCGTGAATAGAGTCCAACCAGAAACTAGTTTGCAACCAGAAACGCCAACGGCAACAACACAATCATCCACCACAACCATAATAACAACAACAGCAGCACCAACAACTATATCAACGACAACAACAGCGACAACAGAAACAACTGGGACACCCATGACCGCACCCACcacttttaaaacattgaaaCCAATATCAAGGAGAGGTCTTCTGCCTCTGTTCAGAACGGGTTACTCACCCTTTACACCTGCAAAAACAGAAAAGCCTGTCGCAGTCACCAACGCTACGACTATGCCTTCAACTGAATCCTCTACAAAGCCCACAACTTCACAACCCAAAACAACGACGACATCAACAACACAGAAAGTAACAACTCCCTCCAGCACAACAGCAAAACCTACAACAAAAGCTCCAACAACTACGACGATGACAACTAGAAAACCAACAACTGTAACAACACAAAAGCCAACGACCAAAAGACGAACTGAAACACAAAGTTCATACAATGTGAATCCAAGTAGTCCTCCGGCTAGAACAAATACAATGCAACGTAAAGATCTACCAGTCATATCGGCAAACGTCAACCCAGCGTATAGATTTAGTGAATCCTTTAGGAAAAACACGATCAGAAACCTCCTCGATGCATTCAAGCCGGAGTATATGAAAACGCTGCATGAAGAAGAAGCAACAGTAAAACCTCGTCCAAAGCAACCACAACGTCAACAGCACCAACAGCAACCACAACAACTTTACGTTCCTCCCCCTCCTGCTGCACATTATAATCCAATGATGCAGAGGGAATTGGATATACCTTTTGGACATTTTGAAAAGACAAGGAGTGTTGATGTTCCAAATCACCAGCTGGTTCATTCTATGAGTTCTCTATCTAGCATGAACTCACTCCAGTCATCCAACTCTCGCCAACCAGCTCTTGTTGTCTTAGACTCGCCAGCACAAGAACAACAACATGTACCATATCAGCTTCATGATCAACATACCCAGCAAGAGCCAAACTGGAATCCAATTCAAGAACCCAAAAAGTGGGGCGAACCACCAAAAGGCTGGGCACAAggaaaccaacaacaacaactccAACAGTCATTGAATTTACAGAACCATCAACTGTGGAACCCACATCAAAACTCTATACAGAAAACTCAGGTCTTTAATCCTAGCTTTGCAATGTCTGGACAGACTAAACAGCAGCAACAATCACGACAGGGCGCTTTCCCGGGATTACAGCTTAACAAGAGCCCGATTGACTTCAGAGTGCATTAA
- the LOC128155589 gene encoding uncharacterized protein LOC128155589 → MKLLSLSVVLASLLAVGEPHGYMIEPPQRSSMWRVYEGFTPNYNDMELFCGGVAKQWDEMDGKCGTCGDAYDAEVRDNEAGGIYATGVIGRNYTRGQVITVQIRLTASHLGNFQFKICPHNNPKVPVTQECLNQHKLNLAGTDEHHFYPKETGYYDIDLQLPPDMVCSQCILQWHYTAGNTWGCAPDGDCCLGCASKQETFINCADIAIFDDGGVAPPTSGPSTGNPPTQAPTTAQPTERPTTQAPPTAAPTTHSPTTQSPTDAPTTQGPSTQSPTDDCVLMECPVGLTLMCDGTGDLAGDLTRQRFCNDHCRLQTASCTTQLCSCTCKKITCKAVGGYEGSPTHDDWCQTICTQDSNLCPDHRDQCQCTEDL, encoded by the exons ATGAAGCTCCTGAGTCTGTCAGTGGTTTTAGCTAGCCTGTTGGCGGTGGGTGAGCCACACGGGTACATGATAGAGCCACCCCAGCGATCCTCCATGTGGAGGGTGTATGAAGGGTTTACTCCAAATTACAACGACATGGAACTCTTCTGCGGCGGAGTTGCG AAACAATGGGATGAAATGGATGGGAAATGTGGAACCTGTGGCGATGCATATGATGCAGAAGTTCGTGATAACGAGGCTGGAGGAATCTACGCTACTGGCGTGATTGGACGAAATTACACACGTGGTCAAGTCATCacg GTACAGATTCGGCTAACAGCATCTCATTTAGGAAACTTTCAGTTCAAAATATGCCCCCACAACAACCCAAAAGTACCTGTGACCCAGGAGTGCCTCAACCAACACAAATTGAATTTAGCGGGAACAGACGAGCATCACTTCTATCCCAAAGAAACAGGATATTACGACATAGATCTCCAACTTCCGCCGGACATGGTGTGCTCACAGTGCATTCTTCAATGGCATTACACTGCAG GAAACACGTGGGGTTGTGCGCCAGACGGGGACTGTTGTCTAGGGTGCGCCTCAAAACAGGAGACCTTCATCAACTGTGCTGACATCGCTATATTTGACGATGGCGGCGTGGCACCGCCCACCTCTGGGCCTTCCACTGGAAATCCCCCAACTCAGGCGCCGACTACGGCACAGCCCACAGAAAGACCGACGACCCAAGCCCCACCGACAGCGGCCCCTACAACTCATAGTCCCACCACACAAAGCCCAACTGATGCCCCCACGACACAGGGCCCATCCACACAGTCACCGACCGACGACTGTGTGCTGATGGAGTGCCCAGTGGGCCTGACCTTGATGTGTGATGGCACAGGAGATCTTGCTGGGGATCTGACTAGGCAGCGATTTTGTAACGACCACTGTCGGCTGCAAACGGCATCGTGCACTACTCAGTTATGCTCGTGTACGTGCAAAAAGATAACCTGCAAGGCTGTTGGTGGCTACGAGGGCTCTCCGACCCACGACGACTGGTGCCAGACGATCTGTACTCAGGATTCGAACCTCTGTCCAGATCACAGGGACCAGTGTCAGTGTACGGAGGACCTGTAA